Below is a genomic region from Mesorhizobium sp. NZP2298.
ACACATGATCCCGCACTCGCGGCGCGCTGCGCGCGCCAGGTGTCGATGCGCTCCGGCCGTATCGAGGCGCCGACCCCATTGAAGGTCACCGCCTGATGCCGCTGGCACGGACGCTGAAGCTCGCCGTCCGCTTTTCGTTGCGTGAGATGCGCGGCGGCTTGTCCGGCTTCCTGATCTTTCTCGCCTGCATCGCGCTCGGCGTCGCGGCGATCGGCGGTGTCAATTCGGTTGCCCGTTCGATCAGTGCCGGCGTCGCCAACCAGGGCCAGACGCTGCTTGGCGGCGATCTTCGCTTCCAGATCAACCAGCGCGATGCCAGCCAGGCCGAACATGGCTTCCTCGACGGGCTGGGCGTTGTCTCACGCACCGTCAGCATGCGCTCGATGGCGCGTCTGGCGGACGGCTCCGACCAGGCGCTGGTCGAGGCCAAGGCGGTCGACGATGCCTATCCACTCTATGGCGCGCTGGAGACGGAGCCGGCGCTGACAGAGCAGGAATTGTTCGGCGAAGAATTCGGCGTGTTTGGCGCGGCGGCGCCCGATCTTCTGTTCGAACGGCTGCATCTCAAGCTCGGCGACCGGCTGAAGCTCGGCACCGCCACCTTTGAACTGCGCGCCAGGCTGGTCACCGAGCCGGATGCCGTGTCCGACGGTTTCGGCTTCGCGCCAAGGCTGATGATCTCGACAGAGGGCCTGGGAGCGACCGGGCTGGTGCAGCCGGGCAGCCTGGTCGAAAACGCCTACAAGATCCGGCTGCCCGCCGACGCCGACGAGGCACGGCTCAAGGCCATACAGGATCAGGCGGCCAGGGATTTTCCGGAAGCTGGCTGGTCGATCCGCACGCGCGGCAACGCCGCCCCCGCTCTGTCGTCCAACATCGAGCGCTTCTCGCAGTTCCTGACGCTGGTCGGGCTGACGGCGCTGGTGGTCGGCGGTGTCGGCGTCGCCAATGCGGTGCGCGCCTATCTCGACGGCAAGCGCGGCGTCATCGCCACCTTCAAGAGTCTCGGTGCTTCCGGCGGCTTTGTCTTCACCGTCTATCTCGTGCAAATCCTGATCATAGCGGCACTCGGTATCGCTGCCGGTCTGGTGCTCGGCGCGCTGATGCCTTTTGCCGCAAGTGCGGCGCTTCAATCCGTCATTCCGGTGCCGGCGCAAGGCGGCTTCTATCCCGGCGCGCTCGGCATGGCGGCGCTGTTCGGGCTGCTGGTGACGCTGGCCTTCGCGCTGCTGCCGCTCGGACGCGCCCGCGACGTGCCGGCGACGGCGCTGTTTCGGGAGATGGGCCTGGAAGGCCGCGGCTTTCCGCGCCTTGTCTATACTGCCTCCGCTGTCGGCATCGCGTTGCTGCTGGCGGTTCTGGCCATCCTCTTGTCCGGCGACCAGCGCATCGCCTCGATCTTCGTCGGCGCCACCATCTTTTCCTTCCTGGTGCTGCGTCTGGTCGGAGCGTTGGTGCAATGGGTGGCAAGGAAGAGCCCGCGCGTGCGCTCCGTGGCGCTCCGCCTCGCCGTCGGCAACATCCATCGACCAGGCGCCTTGACGCCATCGGTGGTGCTGTCGCTGGGGCTCGGGCTGACGCTGCTGGTGACGTTGGCGCTGATCGACGGCAATCTGCGGCGGCAGATCTCAGGCAGCCTGCCGGAGCGGGCGCCGAATTTCTTCTTCGTCGACATCCAGAGCAGCGATGTCGATGCGTTCTCGGCCCTGGTCGGCAAGGAGGCGCCGCAAGG
It encodes:
- a CDS encoding ABC transporter permease, with product MPLARTLKLAVRFSLREMRGGLSGFLIFLACIALGVAAIGGVNSVARSISAGVANQGQTLLGGDLRFQINQRDASQAEHGFLDGLGVVSRTVSMRSMARLADGSDQALVEAKAVDDAYPLYGALETEPALTEQELFGEEFGVFGAAAPDLLFERLHLKLGDRLKLGTATFELRARLVTEPDAVSDGFGFAPRLMISTEGLGATGLVQPGSLVENAYKIRLPADADEARLKAIQDQAARDFPEAGWSIRTRGNAAPALSSNIERFSQFLTLVGLTALVVGGVGVANAVRAYLDGKRGVIATFKSLGASGGFVFTVYLVQILIIAALGIAAGLVLGALMPFAASAALQSVIPVPAQGGFYPGALGMAALFGLLVTLAFALLPLGRARDVPATALFREMGLEGRGFPRLVYTASAVGIALLLAVLAILLSGDQRIASIFVGATIFSFLVLRLVGALVQWVARKSPRVRSVALRLAVGNIHRPGALTPSVVLSLGLGLTLLVTLALIDGNLRRQISGSLPERAPNFFFVDIQSSDVDAFSALVGKEAPQGTLVKVPMLRGRVMALNGVAVDKVKVPAEGAWVLKGDRGLTYDARRPENATLTEGEWWPDNYAGEPLVSFSAQEGKEIGLKLGDTVTVNVLGRNVTARIANFRQVEWETMGINFVMVFSPNTFAGAPHGWMATLTEKSASTADDARILNAVTRAFPAVTTVRVKDALDVVNRLVGQLGTAIRAAAGVALIASVLVLAGALAAGNRARIHDAVVLKTLGATRRTLITAFSLEYMLIGLATAIFALAAGGIAAWYIVARIMTLPSHFMPEVAVATIVFALVITVGIGLAGTWRVLGHKAAPVLRDL